The DNA window TGTCGTCGTAGTCCATGTCGCGCTCGACATCGAGGTCGACCCCACCGAAGGCGTCGACGACGTGCTCGACCGCATACGGTTTGATCACCACCGTGTGGTCGATGTGAACGCCGAGGAACTGCTCCACCGTCTTGCGCGCGAGATCGAGGTCACCGTTGGCCTTGTACGAGTAGGCCGTGTTGATCTTGTCGTGACCGTGCCCCGGGATCTCGACGCGCATGTCGCGCGGGATGGAGACCACGCTGAGCGTGTTCGCCTGCTTGTCGATGCGCACGACGAAGACGCTGTCGGAGCGCGCGTACTTTGTGTAGAGGATGCCCTTGCTGTCATGGTTGTAGTCGATGCCCAGGCAGAGCACGTACAGGGCGTCTCGTGCGCCGAAGGCGCGCTCCCCTGGGTGGCGCATGCTCTCGACCACGGTGCCCACGGTGCCCGCGCCACCGAGGGCGTGGAACAGGGCCCAGGCGATCCCTCCCGCAAGACCGACGCACGCCACACCAACGAACCAGAGCGCCAGAACCACCTTGCGAAAGGCACCGCGACGTGGGGAAGACCCCTTCTTCGAGTCGGGCCGGGGCACGCGCTCACCTCCTGGCGATTGCCTCCGGACCCGCAAGACCGCTGCAATCGAACTTGAACGATATTCGCGCCCGCCTGCCTCGTTCCTGGTTGGGCACGCAGCGCTCCCCCCGTCCACCGACATACGAAGGCCCGCAAGATTTGGCGATTCTTTAACAATATCGAGGTGTTTTCCTCACGGGGACGTGCTACGCTTGAAACAATCACCCGATTGGATCGAGCACAGTGCAGCAGATCGCAGGGTTCGTCCCGGTCCAGGCAACAAGCGTGCGCCCGCTCGTAGAGCGCGCAAGCACGGGACGTGAAGCAACGGTCGACGTCTACAGCCCGACAGCGCGCGCCGCAAACGACGTGCTCTCTCCCGCGCACGTTCGCGCCTTCCGCAGCGCCCCCCCGACGGGCACGCGCCCCTACTACGACGCCAAGGCCGACGCGGCCGACCGCGCGGCGTACTACGGCGGGCTAGAGACCGAGGCCGCCCAGCTCGACCCCAAGGCGCTCTTCGACCGCCTCAGCGACCTCGTGACGAAGACCCACACCACGGTTCTCGACTACAGCCCGTCCAGCGAGCTCTACCCTGTGGTCGATCGCCATCCGGATGGCAAGCTGCACAGCATCTACACCGTGCAGAGCGGTGTCTCTTGCGACGTGTCGAAGCACGCCTCTCGTGCGCAGTCGGTCGCCACG is part of the Pseudomonadota bacterium genome and encodes:
- a CDS encoding LytR family transcriptional regulator — translated: MPRPDSKKGSSPRRGAFRKVVLALWFVGVACVGLAGGIAWALFHALGGAGTVGTVVESMRHPGERAFGARDALYVLCLGIDYNHDSKGILYTKYARSDSVFVVRIDKQANTLSVVSIPRDMRVEIPGHGHDKINTAYSYKANGDLDLARKTVEQFLGVHIDHTVVIKPYAVEHVVDAFGGVDLDVERDMDYDDNWGNLHIHLKKGLQHLNGQQAVGYIRFRKDAEGDRGRMRRQQQFLRAMMAQLPRVGNLSRIGQVEHSLKTDISTSLGYDDLIDLAILYKGFDRKKMKSARVEGSDQLIDGT